The DNA window agtttcctaattagagtggtccttattctcttgggcccaatgggtcaatcaatatcagttaagcccacataagagtcctaacaccTCTCCCTCTCAGGTTTCTCCTTTGTCAGCGGTGATGTTACGGTTGTTGTGGGCGAAAAAGCAGGCTACGATTGGTGGAAGTAAAAAAGAATGGCGAGAGAGAAAATTCAGATCAAGAAGATGATAACACGACGGCGAGACAGGTGAACCTTGtctaagagaagaagagggctaTTTAAGAAGGCTGAGGAGCTGTCCATTCTCTGTGATGCTGAGGTCGCTCTTATCATTTTTCCCTCCACAGGAAAGCTCTTCGAATACGCCAGctgaaggtctctctctctctctaagatgAATGCATGTGTTGTGTTTCATTGTTTGCCGCCATTGAAGGCTAGGTAAAGCTTCTGAGTTCACCAGAAGCTTGATTTCTCTATCAAGGTTGCATTGGAGTTTTAGGAGTGTTGAGACTTCGAAGCAAGTCTCTCTGGCCAATAGACTTGAGCTACGTAGTCGCAATACCTTAAAAAAGGGAGAGTTATTCGGAGACATTATCGTACAAACCTAAAGGTTAGCTTTCTTTCTGTACATAGCTGTTCTGAGTGATGATCTGGTGAGTCAGAAGCATCTAAGaactggattttttttcccttctttttctcagcTTCTAATCTGTGCTatatttctataaaaaaaaaaaaatagagagcaaTCTAGGAGTGAAGGTACACTTTCTGTCCTTTCCCTTGTTTTACACTTCAAATTTGTTCAATTTGATTGCTCTGTTTGCTGTTAATGTGCTCCCTGATTCTGCCCAATGAGGAAGTTACTTACTGAAAAATTCAAATGACCCTACATCCTAACCAATGAATGCCAATAGATGATCCAACTCTCCCACACTAGTAGCCCATATCACAAACATCTACTTCCATGTAAAGCAAAAGAGACACAAATTGCCCCTCTTGGGGCTATAGTAACACCACTTCCTTTTAATATTGCTGATGGTTAGACCAATAAGTAGTGCCACACCCAACTTGAAAGTTAAATCTATGCtaaagccagagagagagagagagttatgaaAAGTTTTTCGAACAGGAAAAGCCACGATTGAGTAAAATCAGTTTTACTTGGCTTGGAGTTCAACTATGAGAGTGACATTTAGTCTTAAACTCCTAATAACCCATAAATTACATTCAATTTTGTCTGAACTTGAATGCAGCTAAATGGGTTGCCGCGAATAGGAATTGCAAGAATGGGAACCAAGTGGGACtgaatgagaaaaaggaaagtattGAAGAGGAGTGGTTATGGGCTCACCTTGATGGACTTGAGGAATAGAACGAGAGGAGGAAGAGTGAGCTCTAGCTAGTGAtggtagaagaagaaacagaagaaattGTTAAGTGAGTGTATGATTTAGTTGTGTGGGTTGGGGTGGTTTATCGGGAATCCTATGCAGGGCCttggatgttttttttttttttttttttcgtgttcTTCACCCTGGCTTTCTTGAACAATGGAATcaccaaaatccaaaagaaaaaaaagagaaaaggaaaatggattCCAAAGATAGAAATTTTATGAAATTAGATAAAGCTGTTTCAACTTCTTTTAGGGCTTCTAGAGTTGGTAGTGCATGCAGAGGTACATACagtcaattttttctttcacatCCAAATCCCATTACTGCATCCTTTCTATAGGATTCCTCTTGTGTATATCTCGTTTTAAAACTCTGAAACTTAATTAACCATATCCATTTCTGGGTTTAGTGTTTCCCTCCCATCTCTTGTTCGCATGGGTGGCCATTCCTCTCAGGCATGTGCTTGTCAATCCACATGTGTAAAAGCATAGTTACCCATGCACTAATTAGAAATTaacattttgtttattattaggGTTTGAGATGAGTTGGTATATCAATTTATATCTACTAGTTCACTCAATATATTGCACCAATGGCACCCTCTATTAGAATGCTAaggattcttttttccttccttctaaaaattgaaaaatagattGCACTTATTCTCCACtcctttatatttataaattatttaccTTTCACTATTAACAAATTCATCTCATACCACTTCAACTGTGCAAAGAATTGTACATAATGATATTCAATTTAGGAGAATGACAATTGGCTTAGCTTTGATGGAAGTATTTGGGACTTGACCACTTACTAGAAATAAAGTTTTGTAATGCTTTTGAATTGCGGGCCATAAAAGTACATAAGTATAAGAGCATATGGTGACAGACTATAAATACATTGATTGTTGATTGAGTAGGCAATCCTAATACTAGTTTAAGAGCCAATAATTTCACTCTAATgtgtctttttatttatttatttattaaaagatgtcctttttattttcttagcattcaaacacaataTAGGTTAATTTTTCTATATTACAGAATACTGTTAAATCTGATACGCCAAGGCAAGGCTATGAAAGGTAGTGAATATCCTTTGGAGGAGTATGCAAGACAAATCCAATTGATGAAGAATGCAAAGTCTAAAGTTTGATGTATTTATTGTAGGAATTTTTTGAAAGTAGAATGAAGACAATGACTTCTTATTTATGATTGTAAGACTTTTTGAAAATGGGATGAAAACAATGAATTCTTAATTATGATTGTAAGACTTTTTAAAAGTTGAATGAAAGTAATTTATTCTTATATCGATGTCTAGGATGATCTTATTTTCTGAATTGGACAATGTATATTGAAGTAATTACAGGGACAATTTCcataatatgtaaaatttactaatataaatatatatttttttaattttatatttggtGACAAGTTTTATTATACCGTTTCTATAAATAGATTATTATTAGGCTTAGGCGATGGATAATTACTGTTGGCATATACATTTTTTGCGACGGATTTTTTTATACGGTTGCTATAAATGAATTTCGtctattatttatatagttATAGGCGACAGCATTTGCTGTCGCTAAAAATATAGTAGGCGACGAAAAATATAATTCCGTCGctaatattatttttcccaACCACCCATGTTTTCTCGTCCCCTATTTTTAGCTGCGGCAGTATAGGCGACGGAAAATTAACCGTCGCCTCTATTTTTAGCgacgattttttattttttgcgaCACTTTTTTTCCGTCGccaaaaatgtgttttcttatAGTGATTTATGTGTATAGGGTTAATATCGTAATCCTCGTAATTATTTTTGGGGTTAATTTAGTGACATGCTATGTTTATTATTCTGAGTAATCTAATTTCATTCATTTATAGTAAGTTCAAATTTGTTTTTCATGGTAATTGCCACTTGCTTTCCAGCAAGTTTCTGGGTTAATTTGTCAGAAAGGTTTTGATTCCTAATTGAGTTTAAGTCTTAGATTTATATAGGATATAGGTTATAAGCTCATAGTATGTTAATTCCCATTTTCTGgataatgagatttttttttttttttggggtgataTTTTAAGGGAATATCTCCCTTGTAATCTGAGGTGGATTCTTTATGAGGAAGTCTTTCCTGTGAAGGAATACGGTTTCTACATGGGACAATGGTAGCAAACAAGAAAGTATTTATAGAAGAGtcactttccttttcttgggGCGAGTCAGTCGTTTTACCCCTCATATGTATGGGCACAAGTGCCATGCATTATTTCtcagaaaacattttccctttaGAAAGAATATTTCTGTTTCAAGGGAAGTCAGTGAAATTTATGAAAAGATGTAAAGAGAATATGATATTTCTCCATAATTCAAAGGAGTGATAATTCCTCATTAACTAAATTAAGCATAGACTCCTCATAGTTGGTGttagggtgtcaatcagtcgggtcaggccggtctcggtcaggCCTAACCGGGCATGGCGGTGTGAaacccttgcaccgtgaacgtccgtttacttaaacgggcctagGTTTGGGGGGCATGATAAGGTTTGTAATCGGATCGGTCAGTGTcgagctttaatcgggctacggacCTACTTAAGTCTAAAGGAGCTtcccctaaaatcattttttaagtgGATTAAATGTCCAAATCTTCCATTTGAACATAGTAAAGGTCACCCAAAAACTCTCCACAAttaatcatatatgagatcatggttgtttcttataaaaaagaaactaaaagagAGATTATGACAAATACCAAAATGATTGTTCTCCACAAGAATTGTCTGCCCTTCATTCACCCCCTATTAAAACATCTCAAAAtactctattttattttgttacaaACTTGGATGTAATACCGTGTTCAACATCATCtatcatagattttttattacaaagtctttactattattttgtATTAATAGTGGTGAAATAGGTACTTAGGCAGAATTAAAGGGGTTGGGTTGATCAGGCTAAATGGCTCGATTTAAGCGAGCTTCTTAAATAAGTCGAGCCGATCAGGAACTCGACGAGCTATTAACCTACACCATAAACACccatttaataataataaacaagcTGATTCAAATCAAGCCTTAAGTGAATCAGGCTCAATCGGATCTATTGATGcaggctcaggattgacacccctaactcgTGTGGCCAGATTTTAAGTCTTCCGGGATTAAAGACTCATAATGGTCCAGGGAAACATTTAATTAGCAGATCATTAATTTTGAGATGAAAGTCCTAACGCGGTCCAATggaataatagtttttttattttgtatggaAAAAATAGTTggaccatatatatatatatatatatattcttatcTGCTTGTTGACCTTTATGGGGATCTGTGAAAGGTTCGTGGAACCTACAGCCTACAGGTTACACTTACACCTACAGGGTAGGTGACAATCAATGTTCGGGCGGTGTGGCCTATTGTCCTAGAGGGGTCTATGTCTTTCCCCCCATCAATCAATCGGTACTAGTGGATGGAATGAAAATTCCTGTATTTATtcgaaaaaaaatgaaaaagaaaagaagtaaagaaaaaaaataaagatNNNNNNNNNNNNNNNNNNNNCTACATACCAAGACGACAGCTTCTGCGCGAGCAGATTATGCACTAAgtgtaagaggagaagaaaaatggatTATAGGAGGAGTGATCGAGGAGGAAATAGACAATGACTCGAATAAACAAGAGGAAGTAGCAACAGCAAGATCAGATGTTAAACAGTGGgaaaagaaaatggggaaaatccTCCATATTGTAGCATCTCTTACTGCCACCACCGGCACCTTCACAGATGTTTTTCAAGTCATCGGTGGCTACAATAGCGTTGATGGAAAGCCAATACTCCTCGACAAGGAatccttccaaaaatttttaCAGTACTATGCGATAGCTATGCGTCGTTCTTGGATTGCCTTTTTCTTTGTCATGCTGATCATCGAATTAGTTGGCTGCgaacttttttattctttcttgtttGAACTAGCTAGAATTTTCACATACGTTGAGCTTAAGCTCATAGCGTTATTGGAGGGCTCCAGGCACCGCTACCTCATTTTGTTAGTCTTCACTGTTTTTCTTTCAATGTCTTCTTGAATTGAATAATGTAATGCTCTGCTCTCTCTTGTATTACTTGAGAACACCCTCAACCACTGTTGTCTCTTGTGCTTAtggtttttctctttcattttgaaGTCTTTCTATGTTAAGAATTTGATTTATCCATTTTAAGCATATTTTATTGTTGTATGTCTTTGTAAAATTCACATAcatttgtgaaatgacttgttTCCTTAGGCTATATTTGGTTATAAGGGAAATAGAacggaagggaagtgaaattttcatacttaaaaaaaaaaatatatatatatatagggttggggttttctggTCGGacaggggtatatattcttatCTGCTTGTTGACCTTTATGGGGAGGTGTGAAACTTTCCTGGAACCTACAGCCTACAGGTTACACTTACACCGACAGGTTAGGTGACAAACTGACAATCAATGTTCGGACGGGGTGGACTATTGTCCTAGTGGGGTCTACTCTATGGGATTAGTCAAGTTGTAATGTAGGTAGTTATGCTTAGTGGAGTTGACTAATAGTGTTAGGTGAGGGTCTTTACATTCTTTTTATTCTGAATATCTAGATGTATAATCTGTTTTtgattaatatattatttatttttcatttaagaaaaaataccATTGCGACAATCTCTTTATTTGGAGAGAGAACGTTTTATCAGGAATAAAAACACAGCAACGGGAGAACTACCAACAAATAATTCTACTATTAACACAAAAATTTCATCAACCCCACTATTTTTATGTaagtaaataaaaattggaaaaaaggaTCCTTCGTGAACGAGAATGGTAGGATCAAGATCTACACACACTGAATCCGCAATAAGATAAATCTTGTGGTGGATATGATGTGTAGGATCAGGATTGTACACGGATGATTTTCATATAAAACTTGATTCACATTTCAAGAGATCGTTGCGCAATTGTGTTGCCTGTGCATTAATATTGGTGGGAGGGGGTTAATGAGAGCACGCAAAGGCATCAATGTGAATAGAATTTTCTATCTCCTAAGTTTTTGTGTCTCCATGTCTATGCATGTGCAAATGAGATTAGACTATTAggctttgtacactacaagccATCAAACACAATTTTTCTCTATCTAATGCTATCCAATTAAGGAATAATTTACAACCAAAACaaagaatttaaataatttggcAGTAGGAGAAGATGATTTATAGAAATTCCAAAGAGTTGGAGCTGATGTGCAAAAATACAAGAAGCAATGACTTGCAAGAAGTGGCAAGTGAGTTTGAACAGGATTCAAAAGAATTTGCAGAGGAATTGGAAGAATTTCCTTCTCCAATTCGAAAGATGCTTGCTTCCTTGACTGATATGTATGAGAGGCTAAAAGAGTAGGCGAAGAGAAGTGGTGAAGCTCAAGGTCATGTTGCGGGTAGAGGTGCTTGGTCTGTAGTGTGTGGTCATCTCAGAAATCGTGGAGGATCAAATATGATTCGGAAACCCATAAAAGGTTTGAATATGAATTGAATCCAAAGTTTCAATTATCTTTTTATATTCTTGACTTATGTAATCCAAACCTTCTTTCCTATAGTGGATAGGATTCACTCTCTTTCAATTGTCTTtgttcttttcctcattctctagaactgTGTTAAATCATCAAGAGCctttaaaataattaatttcttaattttattattattaaattagaAATCTATTCAAACAGATAAAATTTGTTGTCGATTATacaaaatcagatctggattcATACCGAATATATATCCTCAAGCGGATAGCATTTTAATCAAATCCAGATTTTCGATTATCCATTCACATCCTTGAGATAATCCAAATCTTATCTTTAAAACACGAGGTATTCTAAACGTCattaatttctcaaatttaGGGTTACTCAGGTGTAATTTACTTACTTTTTTTTCGTTAAAATTTACTCAccaattattttattattattattattattattattattattattaatttttttttaaagaaatactTACTAACTCATTAAACTATACTTTGTTTGCATATATGATATGACACCGAAATTTGGCTCTGGTTCTTTCCAGGTTCTCCGAAAGTGTTGCGAAACCAGTGGTGGGGGTGACTCTCGTAGGAGACACGTTGGAGCATAGTAGCCACTCCCGTCCATACTAATCATGGATAAGGtgctctctctgtctctcttgttttttctttagtCCCTTCCTGTTGGCTTCCGTTTTCCCAATCAATGGGCCAGGAAAGAGGAAGTTTAAGAGCTTCAACTTCAGAGGGAAGTCCGATATAAGGAGTAGTAGTCAAGGAATGGGGATGGTTTCATCTTACTGCTTCTCTCGCTCCCACTTTATAGCCTTGTGGCCTCCTCCTTTTTCCGAGTAGAGATAAGGGTTGTTGTCTGAGGCCATGGATCCTCAACTCTACAGAGCTGCAAAACTTGGTGATGTCACACTTCTCAGACAAGTAGTGAATGAAGATTCTACTCGACTTCTGAGAGTAACTCCACAAGAGAACACTCTCCTTCACGTTTCTGTGAGGTTTGGTCACAAAAGCTTCGTAAAGGAAGTGTACGCTGCGCTTCTCCAACACAATTCAAGTTTAGAAGGCGACACAGCCTACAGCAGAAGCCTATCGCTTCTCACACAGATGAACTCAGTAGGTGATACTGCCCTTCATGTAGCGGCCAGAGCAGGCCATGCTTCCATAGCTAAATTTCTCATTCAAAAGATTCTTCCGTGGCTTTCTTCCAGCCATGACATTGAAAATGGAAATAGTTCACCTGTTGGAAACAGAGTAAGAGAACTCGCTCGTGAGAAGATAAGGATGAGAAACAAGAGCAAGGACACAGCCATGCACCAAGCTGTTCGAAGAAATGACCATGAGATGGTGAAGTTGCTGACTGAGACAGACCCTGAATTAGGGCATTCCAACTATGATGCTGATGAAGATGGTGGGGAGTCTCCACTCTACCTGGCTGCTAGAGATGGATGCTTGGGTATTATCAACCAGATCTTTCTCATTTGTCTATCTCCTGCTCATGGTGGACCCCATGGCCGGACGGCTTTACATGTGGCCGTTGTTGAGGAGAAGCTAggtatttttccattttactacAATTCATCCTACCTAATCCATGATAAGTGTTGCTGTAGATTCTGGCTTAGTTTAGACCTACACACAACAGACAAGAGAGTGTCCACTGGAGAGGGTTCTGGTGGATGAGGCTCCGATGCTTAAGTTAGCCATGGGTTCAATATTGAAAGAGCAatgggggagagggggagaggatGAGAGAGTGACCTCCTTTTCTTagtcttctttttcccttttataagATAAGTGTCATGAAACCCTAATACCCATAAGAGGTGAAATACCTTATTTGTCCCTACAAGTAGGTGATTTTGAGTTGGAGAGCCCCGTGGTTTGTAGTATGGTGTATCAATTAGAAAAACAATTACCTTACCTAATTTAtgtatgatttttgtttttggaaaaatatatCAGATGTGGTGAAAATACTGCTAGGAAAGAAAGGAGAACTTGTGAATAAGGTAGATGAAAATGGAAGGACCCCTCTCCACTATGCGGTATCCAAACGATGCCTCAAGATAGTAAAGCAATTACTAAGGCATGATACTTCCTGTGCATATCAATTGGATAAAGATGGTCTCTCACCACTTCACATCGCTGCTCTTCAATCAACCATTAATGTATTTCAAGAGCTCATCCAACGCTGTCCAGATTCTGGGGAGTTGCTAGACAAGAAGCGTCGCagtgttcttcattttgttgtGATGAGTGAGGATTTTAAGAAAATCAGGTTTGCCTTACAACAAGTAGAGTTTGAGGAACACTTAAATCAaccagatgatgatggaaatacCCCATTTCACCTCGCGGCCGGTCAAGGCTCTCTTGAGCTTATGAAACAGTTTCTTTCAAATGGAATAATAGATGTAAAAGCCATCAACAACAAGGGCCAAACAGCTACTGAGATTTTTGTCCTACTCTCTCCTCAAGGCACACTTTATTCAGCCACAATATTTTCAATGGTGAGCCTTTCTCTATTTTCAGCCACAATGCTCGCATTACAAACCAATTATGATGCCAAATGAACTCTTTATTTGTTGGTGTtatggttttcttcttcttattatttttttcaatttttgaagagttttttttttttttttttttttttttgttttttgttttttttttttttttttttttttttttttttttttttttttttttttttttttttttttttttttttttttttttaatgatctaattttaaataataaaataaaaaagggtgatAAAAACGGATTCTTTTATAAAAAGACAAATTCACTATTTTTTGGAGTTTGTTCTTTCTTCGATTTTTTTTTNNNNNNNNNNNNNNNNNNNNTGTCACTTGGTCCACaatatcacaaaaaaaaaaaaaaaaataaataaataaataaatgtcacTTTGTCCACATATGGGCTGTGTTTGGGATTGGACGAATTTATCCTTATTTATTGTTGTCTTCTGATTTTTcttagaccattttaccctatTACGTTACCGGTGGATTAGTTTTAGATTGGTCAGGATTAGAAACCGATCTCAAACGATACCAATCTGAACTgattttaaaaccatggttagACCTGATAGTTTCAAtgtaagaaatcaaaatttccaTGTCTTATTACtagaagctagggtttcaaattGTTGCACGAGAAAATTGGATTCCAGTCCCTTTCtcctaaataataataatacctatTGAAATTCCACATTCTTTGTTGCAGAGTGGGTGGTTTCATTTAAAGGCTTTAGATCTGCGGCAATGCTTTGCcataagaggagaagaaaaatggatAATAGGAGAAGCAGCGAATGAGGAGAAAATACGTAATGACCTGGATAAGAAATTTGAAGCATTTGCAGCAGAGGCTATACGGCGTGAAGAGAAAATGGGGCAAACCCTCCAAATAGTAGCGTCTCTTATCGCCTCAGTCACATTTGCAGCAATTTTTCAAGTCCCTGGTGGATACAATAACAAAGATGGAACACCCATACTCCTCAACAATATTTGCTTCAGAAACTTCATAAAGCACGATACTAAAGCTATGGGTCTATCGATTACCTCATTGGTCCTCATGTTAGCAGGACAACCTCATGGCAAATCTCTTTATTCTTTGTTATTGATGGTGGCTACGTATCTTATATACCTAGCATTGATCCAGGCTATATCAGCTTTCCggaatcttctttgtttatcTTCTGAGCCTTCAGCAGCCACAACGCTTGAAGCCTTTGCAAGTCCTATCTCTCATTTAAGTAACTTAGCGTTCACAACACTTCTCTCTTTAGATGTTCTTCGTGTGCTTTTAAGCTTCAGGAGATATTTTTCAGTTGtaaacctaaaaaagaaaaatagctAGTGTGATAAGTTTTTAGAGTCCGGATCAGGTACTCGTACAGTGTTTGATCCATACTTAGAttccacttaatctctctcttattttaattggtttttatttttagtggaGTATAGATCAAACACTGTACGAGAATGACCGTacaagaatcattctcgtacgagaacctgatccagaCTAAAGTTTTTAGTCTTGTTAAGTGTGcctttatatgtatgttttggaTATCTGGGATTTTCTATGTCAAAGATTGTCTTGTATTTTCTTGCATGCTTATTTGGAGTAAAAGATATGGTATTTTGTATGAAGCTCAATCAATTTTTGCTacggaaagagaaagagatgtattTTGACTTTTGACCTGTAGACTAAGGCTCTATTTGGtaatgtttcaaaaaaatgtttctggagtttttttgtttcaatagaAGGAAAATACAGAATAAAACATTTGGTGTGTTTATGGTGTATTCCGTCATTTcagtttcgttaaaaaaaaaaaaaaatccattttaacacaaaaactaaaattttcgtttttgacatgaaacatcATTTATGTTCTAAAAACATTACCAGAagagcctaaaaaaaaaaaaaaagtcatatctACTAGGACTAAGTTGGATCACCATGATCCATCATGGTCACACATAGATGATAGggtaagacttttttttttctttttctgatagAATATAATAGGTTATAAGAGAGTTGGGAGAGATGGGATTATACTTGGGCCGTTTCGTGGTTCAGCTCtaggtgaagggaaactttATTCAATCCGGATAGGATAAATAagatagactttttttttttgggtcaagagaAATTTATTGAGGAAAGGAGGACTAGAGGCCCAAAAGTCCGCAAATGAATTTGACTGCCTATTAACCAAAAAAGAAGACCACCGAGGTGAACGTGCCGGTGATGGAGAGCACTTCAGAAGCTAATGCCGAAGAAGCCAGTTAAGCGACGCAATTGCCGCTTGACAGTCCGAATGGATGATGACGCTCTGGATGTCAAGACTCCGGGCCAGAAGAAGCCCATCGCGGATAGCCTAAAGCTCGGAAGCAAAGGCAGAGAACGAGACATCCCACTTGCACTTGGCTGCTACGAAGGAACCTCCCGAATCCCAAATAATCGATCCCCTCCCCCAAACATGAGAGTCTGTCAACCAGCCGCCATCGCAGAAGATGGAGAAGTGGTTAACCATGGGTGGGTTAAGAGCGGGAATTGGTTGAAATGTTATGAAAGGTGGGCTGCAGGCAATAGTGGAGGGGTGGCGGCCTTCAGAGATCATGAGCGAGTAGGCAGCAAAGGTAGACTTCGCAGAGGGGGAGATGAATTCGAAGATTGCAGGGTTGCGTGATTTCCAGACTTGCCACAGAATAGAGCTCCAGACGACATCAAGGTCGGGTGGAGAAGAAGCTAGACATATATTTCTTGCTATCCGCCACAATGGAATTACGGGTAATTTTGAAAAGTACAAAAACCTAAGGCTATGTGTAGTTGCAAAGGGAATTACAGGTAATGGAAGTGAAATTTCCATTATTAACAAggaaaatatatgtaatcattatcccatctaactatatcattatttcaaatcattccatatttgactataaaatttcattttactttacatccaaaaccctttactataatatataaaataaaaattacatgtaaaatgtatcaataccaaatatggttaaaaaaatcaagtagtttatataatcacattgaatcacatagagtaatgattataaatatttcttttttaagtacaaaaattttcattcacttctctttaaattccccttgcaTGCTAACGGAGCCTAAAAGTTATTTGCAAATCGATAGAAGAACGGAATTATTCCGTTTTGGCATGTTGCTACTTGGTtaatagtgaaattttttttgataaccCATGAACCTTAAAAACAGACTCGAAAACTAGCGCAATAGACTTGAATTCAAGTCATTTTAATTATTTGGGAGAGGTT is part of the Macadamia integrifolia cultivar HAES 741 chromosome 9, SCU_Mint_v3, whole genome shotgun sequence genome and encodes:
- the LOC122090067 gene encoding ankyrin repeat-containing protein At5g02620-like, whose product is MDPQLYRAAKLGDVTLLRQVVNEDSTRLLRVTPQENTLLHVSVRFGHKSFVKEVYAALLQHNSSLEGDTAYSRSLSLLTQMNSVGDTALHVAARAGHASIAKFLIQKILPWLSSSHDIENGNSSPVGNRVRELAREKIRMRNKSKDTAMHQAVRRNDHEMVKLLTETDPELGHSNYDADEDGGESPLYLAARDGCLGIINQIFLICLSPAHGGPHGRTALHVAVVEEKLDVVKILLGKKGELVNKVDENGRTPLHYAVSKRCLKIVKQLLRHDTSCAYQLDKDGLSPLHIAALQSTINVFQELIQRCPDSGELLDKKRRSVLHFVVMSEDFKKIRFALQQVEFEEHLNQPDDDGNTPFHLAAGQGSLELMKQFLSNGIIDVKAINNKGQTATEIFVLLSPQGTLYSATIFSMVSLSLFSATMLALQTNYDAK